CTGCCCTTCGACCCCGCGCTGCGCCCCGGCGGCTTTGCCAGCGCCGAGATCGTCAGCGGCACGCTGAGCGCGCCGATCCTGCCCGAATCCGCGATCCTGAGCGACGAGAAGGGCAGCTATGTCTACATCGTCGACGCCGCCGACAAGGTCGTGCGCCGCCCGGTGAAGATCGGGCAGGTCACCGCCAAGGGCATCATCGTGCGCGAGGGGCTAGCCGGAGACGAACGCGTCGTGCTGCGCGCCGGGGGCTTCCTCAACCCCGGCGACCTCGTCCGCCCCGTCATCAGCCACTGAGCAAGCCCTGCACGCGCGGCCTTTGAAACCGCGTCGCCCTTGAAGGGGAACGGCCATGAACTTTCGCAATCTGTCGGCCTGGTCGATCCGCAACCCGGTCGTTCCCATCGTGCTGTTCCTCGGGCTCACGCTGGCCGGTCTGGTCTCCTTCATGATGATGAAGGTGCAGGACCAGCCCGACATCGAATTCCCGATGGTGATCGTCACCATCAGCCAGCCCGGCGCCGCCCCGACCGAAATCGAGACCCAGATCACCCAGCGTATCGAAAGCGCGGTGCGCACGATCGCCGGGGTCGACACGATCACCTCGACCGCATCGGAAGGCTCCAGCCAGACGATGGTCCAGTTCAAGATCGGGACCGACATCAACGGCGCCGTCGCCGAAGTGAAGAACTCGGTCGACCAGGTACGCGGCGACCTGCCCGACGGCATTCTCGAACCCCAGGTCGCCAAGGCCGAAACCTCGTCCGATCCGATTGCCTACTGGGCCGTCTCGGCCGACGACATGACCATCGAGCAGCTCTCGTGGTTCGTCGACGATACACTGGCCAAGCGCCTGCTGGCCATTCCCGGCATGGCCGAGGTCACCCGTGCGGGCGGCGTCACCCGCGAGATCGCGGTCACGCTCGATCCGATGCGGATGAAGTCGTTCGGGGTCACCGCCAGCCAGGTCAATGCCGCGCTGCGTGCGGTCAACCTCAATGCCGCCGGTGGCCGCGCCGAAGTGGCCGGGGCCCGCCAGTCGGTGCGCGTGCTGGGCAATGCCGCCTCGGCCTATGCGCTGGGCAAGACCCAGATCGCGATGCCCAATGGCCGGGTGATCCGCCTGTCCGACGTGGCCAATGTCCACGACAGCTACAGCGAGATCACCTCGATCGCCAAGTTCGACGGCAAGCCGGTGGTCACCTTCTCCATCGCCCGCGCGCGCGGCGAATCCGATGTGAGCGTCTACGATGCCACCATCAAGGAACTGGAGAAGATCTCGGCCGAACAGGGCCACAAGATCCGCTTCACCCAGCTGTTCACCAGCGTCGACTACACCAAGCAGCAATACCGCACCTCGATTTCCTCGATGGTCGAGGGCGCGGTGCTGGCGGTGATCGTGGTGTTCTTCTTCCTGCGCGACTGGCGCGCGACGTTCGTCTCGGCCATCGCCATCCCGCTCTCGGCGATCCCGACGTTTGCGGTCATGCACCTGATCGGCTTCACCCTCAACACGATGTCGCTGCTCGCGCTCGGCCTCGTGGCAGGCGTGCTGGTCGACGACGCCATCGTCGAGATCGAGAACATCGTGCGGCACATCCGCATGGGCAAGACCCCGTACCAGGCCGCCATCGACGCGGCCGACGAAATCGGGCTGGCGGTCGTCGCCACGACCTTCTCGATCGTCGCGGTGTTCCTGCCGGTGGGCCTGATGCCGGGCATCTCGGGCCAGTTCTTCAAGAACTTCGGGATCACCGTGGTCGTCGCGGTGCTCTTCTCGCTGCTCGTGGCGCGCATGATCACCCCGATGATCGCCGCCTATTTCCTCAAGCGCGACCAGCGCGACATCCCCCATGGCGAGGGGCCGATGATGGACCGCTACATGGGCGTGCTGCGCTGGTCGCTCGATACCAGCCGCGCGGCGGCCTATCGCGCGGCCCATCCGCGCCGCTGGCTGCGCGCACGCCTGCGCGACCACCGCCTGTGGATGATGGGGCTGGGCCTGCTGGCCCTGGTGATGACGGGCGCGATGTTCGTGCTGATCCCCAGCCAGTTCTTCCCCGATACCGACAGCGACTTCAGCACGATCAACATCGAGATGGTGCCGGGCACCACGATCGAGCAGACCGCAGCCAAGACCGACGAAGTCTATGCCATCGTCAAACAGCAACCCGAAGTCGCGGTCGCCCTCGAACGGATCAAGGAAGGCAGCGGCCGCGTCATCATCACCTTGCGCAAGGACCGCGCGCGCACCAGCATGGAATTCGAGCGCGCGCTGACCTTGCGCCTGCAACAGGTGGCCGACGCGCGCGTCACCTTCTCCGATCCCAACAGCAATGGCGGCCCCGGATCGGGCCGGGCGATCAGCGTGATGCTTTCGGGCTCGGACCCGGACCAGCTCCAGCGCACCGCGCAAGTGCTGGTCCAGCAGATGAGCGCCCTCAAGACCGTCGTCGCCCCGCGCATCAGCGCCGACTTGCGCCGCCCCGAAATCGTCATCACCCCCCACCTCGACCTCGCCGCCTCGCTGGGGATCACCACCCAGGCGCTCAGCCAGACGATCCGCATCGCCACCCAGGGCGAGATCGACATGAACAGCGCCAAGTTCTCGCTGTCCGACCGTCAGGTGCCGATCCGCGTCAAGCTGCCCGAGGATTCGCGCCGCGACCTCTCGACGCTCGAAAACCTCCCCGTCCAGACCGCCACCGGGTTCTCGGTTCCGCTCGCGCGCGTGGCCTCGATCGGCTTCGGCTCGGGCCCGACCACGATCCAGCGCTACAACCAGAGCCGCCGCGTCTTCGTCGGGGCCGACCTGCCGCCGGGCGTCGCCAAGGGCACCGCGATGGCCCAGATCGCCAAGCTGCCGATCCTCAACGCCCTGCCCACCGGCGTTTCCAACGCGCCCGCCGGGGCCGACCGCTGGCAGCAGGAGATGCTCACCAACTTCTTCATCGCGCTGGCCACGGGCGTGTTGCTGGTGTTCTCGGTGCTGGTGCTGCTCTACCACCGCTTCATCTCGCCGCTGGTCAACATGGGCTCGCTGTTCCTCGCCCCGCTGGGCGGGCTGCTGCTGCTCGCGCTGGTCGGCCAGACGCTCAGCCTGCCGGTCTTCATCG
The genomic region above belongs to Novosphingobium sp. IK01 and contains:
- a CDS encoding efflux RND transporter permease subunit; this encodes MNFRNLSAWSIRNPVVPIVLFLGLTLAGLVSFMMMKVQDQPDIEFPMVIVTISQPGAAPTEIETQITQRIESAVRTIAGVDTITSTASEGSSQTMVQFKIGTDINGAVAEVKNSVDQVRGDLPDGILEPQVAKAETSSDPIAYWAVSADDMTIEQLSWFVDDTLAKRLLAIPGMAEVTRAGGVTREIAVTLDPMRMKSFGVTASQVNAALRAVNLNAAGGRAEVAGARQSVRVLGNAASAYALGKTQIAMPNGRVIRLSDVANVHDSYSEITSIAKFDGKPVVTFSIARARGESDVSVYDATIKELEKISAEQGHKIRFTQLFTSVDYTKQQYRTSISSMVEGAVLAVIVVFFFLRDWRATFVSAIAIPLSAIPTFAVMHLIGFTLNTMSLLALGLVAGVLVDDAIVEIENIVRHIRMGKTPYQAAIDAADEIGLAVVATTFSIVAVFLPVGLMPGISGQFFKNFGITVVVAVLFSLLVARMITPMIAAYFLKRDQRDIPHGEGPMMDRYMGVLRWSLDTSRAAAYRAAHPRRWLRARLRDHRLWMMGLGLLALVMTGAMFVLIPSQFFPDTDSDFSTINIEMVPGTTIEQTAAKTDEVYAIVKQQPEVAVALERIKEGSGRVIITLRKDRARTSMEFERALTLRLQQVADARVTFSDPNSNGGPGSGRAISVMLSGSDPDQLQRTAQVLVQQMSALKTVVAPRISADLRRPEIVITPHLDLAASLGITTQALSQTIRIATQGEIDMNSAKFSLSDRQVPIRVKLPEDSRRDLSTLENLPVQTATGFSVPLARVASIGFGSGPTTIQRYNQSRRVFVGADLPPGVAKGTAMAQIAKLPILNALPTGVSNAPAGADRWQQEMLTNFFIALATGVLLVFSVLVLLYHRFISPLVNMGSLFLAPLGGLLLLALVGQTLSLPVFIGVLMLFGIVAKNSILLIDFAIEEMGTGKPKQAAIIEAGHKRAQPIVMTTVAMVAGMVPTAISVGGDAGWRAPMGTVVIGGLTLSTLLTLVIVPAGFSLADGFEKRIGPMLARLFLTHEGHDEADRAALSAGNHRNDGAFPAE